A window of the Lepus europaeus isolate LE1 chromosome 5, mLepTim1.pri, whole genome shotgun sequence genome harbors these coding sequences:
- the KCNA3 gene encoding potassium voltage-gated channel subfamily A member 3 — MDEHLSLLRSPPQPSARHRAHPPQDPASRGGGGAHTLVNPGYAEPAADPELPPDMTVVPGDHLLEPEAADGGGGPPQGGGGGGGCDRDRYEPLPAAGEQECCGERVVINISGLRFETQLKTLCQFPETLLGDPKRRMRYFDPLRNEYFFDRNRPSFDAILYYYQSGGRIRRPVNVPIDIFSEEIRFYQLGEEAMEKFREDEGFLREEERPLPRRDFQRQVWLLFEYPESSGPARGIAIVSVLVILISIVIFCLETLPEFRDEKDYPAAPSQDVVEAAGNGTSGAPAGASSFSDPFFVVETLCIIWFSFELLVRFFACPSKATFSRNIMNLIDIVAIIPYFITLGTELAERQGNGQQAMSLAILRVIRLVRVFRIFKLSRHSKGLQILGQTLKASMRELGLLIFFLFIGVILFSSAVYFAEADDPTSGFSSIPDAFWWAVVTMTTVGYGDMHPVTIGGKIVGSLCAIAGVLTIALPVPVIVSNFNYFYHRETEGEEQAQYMHVGSCQHLSSSAEELRKARSNSTLSKSEYMVIEEGGMNHSAFPQTPFKTGNSTATCTTNNNPNSCVNIKKIFTDV; from the coding sequence ATGGACGAGCACCTCAGCCTCCTGCGCTCGCCGCCGCAGCCCTCGGCCCGCCACCGCGCCCACCCTCCCCAGGACCCCGcgagccgcggcggcggcggcgcccacACCCTGGTGAACCCCGGCTACGCCGAGCCCGCCGCAGACCCCGAGCTGCCTCCCGACATGACGGTGGTGCCCGGGGACCACCTGCTGGAGCCCGAGGCGGCCGACGGCGGAGGGGGCCCGCctcagggcggcggcggcggcggcggctgtgaCCGTGACCGCTACGAGCCGCTGCCGGCCGCCGGGGAGCAGGAGTGCTGCGGGGAGCGCGTGGTCATCAACATCTCGGGGCTGCGCTTCGAGACGCAGCTCAAGACCCTCTGCCAGTTCCCAGAGACGCTTCTGGGCGACCCCAAGCGGCGCATGCGGTACTTCGACCCGCTCCGCAACGAGTACTTCTTCGACCGCAACCGGCCCAGCTTCGACgccatcctctactactatcAGTCCGGGGGCCGCATCCGCCGGCCGGTCAACGTGCCCATCGACATCTTCTCCGAGGAGATCCGCTTCTACCAGCTGGGCGAGGAGGCCATGGAGAAGTTCCGCGAGGACGAGGGCTTCCTGCGGGAGGAGGAGCGGCCGCTGCCCCGCCGCGACTTCCAGCGCCAGGTGTGGCTGCTCTTCGAGTACCCCGAGAGCTCCGGGCCGGCCCGGGGCATCGCCATCGTGTCCGTGCTCGTCATCCTCATCTCCATCGTCATCTTCTGCCTGGAGACGCTGCCCGAGTTTCGCGACGAGAAGGACTACCCGGCCGCGCCGTCGCAGGACGTGGTGGAGGCGGCCGGCAACGGCACGTCGGGGGCCCCCGCCGGAGCCTCCAGCTTCTCCGACCCCTTCTTCGTGGTGGAGACCCTGTGCATCATCTGGTTCTCCTTCGAGCTGCTGGTGCGCTTCTTCGCTTGTCCCAGCAAAGCCACCTTCTCGCGAAACATCATGAACCTGATCGACATCGTGGCCATCATTCCCTACTTCATCACCCTGGGCACCGAGCTGGCCGAGCGACAGGGCAACGGACAGCAGGCCATGTCCCTGGCCATCCTGAGGGTCATCCGCCTGGTGAGGGTCTTCCGTATCTTCAAGCTGTCCCGTCACTCCAAGGGGCTGCAGATCCTGGGGCAGACGCTGAAGGCTTCCATGCGGGAGTTGGGGCTGctcatcttcttcctcttcatcGGGGTCATCCTCTTCTCCAGCGCCGTCTACTTTGCCGAGGCGGACGACCCCACTTCTGGCTTTAGCAGTATCCCGGATGCCTTCTGGTGGGCAGTGGTGACCATGACAACAGTCGGCTACGGCGATATGCACCCTGTGACCATAGGGGGCAAGATTGTGGGCTCTCTCTGTGCCATCGCCGGGGTTTTGACCATTGCATTGCCCGTTCCTGTGATTGTTTCCAACTTCAATTACTTCTACCACcgggagacagaaggagaagagCAAGCCCAGTACATGCACGTGGGAAGTTGCCAGCACCTCTCCTCTTCAGCCGAGGAGCTCCGAAAAGCAAGGAGTAACTCGACTCTGAGTAAGTCGGAGTACATGGTGATCGAAGAGGGGGGTATGAACCATAGTGCTTTCCCCCAGACCCCTTTCAAAACGGGCAACTCCACTGCCACTTGCACCACGAACAATAACCCCAACTCCTGTGTCAACATCAAAAAGATATTCACCGATGTTTAA